One genomic region from Metallosphaera tengchongensis encodes:
- a CDS encoding IS200/IS605 family accessory protein TnpB-related protein, giving the protein MFLDHINNPIERVKKLPSGFKDGLYLMQYRRPQYWIESQAKDLGLKVVYVDPHYFSTH; this is encoded by the coding sequence ATCTTCCTTGACCACATCAACAACCCCATTGAGAGAGTGAAGAAGTTGCCCTCTGGGTTTAAGGATGGACTTTACCTCATGCAGTACCGTAGACCGCAGTACTGGATTGAATCGCAAGCAAAGGACCTCGGACTCAAGGTAGTCTACGTTGACCCTCATTACTTCTCTACTCATTGA